A single window of Flagellimonas maritima DNA harbors:
- the lipB gene encoding lipoyl(octanoyl) transferase LipB, whose product MNKKVFLEDLGLKDYKETWDYQEKLFQKIVDLKIKNRRSGTKDKTPNHFIFVEHPHVYTLGKSGDMSNLLVDEKVLEKKGAKFYKINRGGDITYHGPGQIVGYPILDLDNFFTDIHKYLRLLEEMVILTLAEYGLEAERSEGETGVWLDVGTPFARKICAMGVRASRWVTMHGFALNINSDLGYFDMMIPCGIKDKAVTSLNVELGKQKIDMDEIKVKLHKYFEKLFKAELIKEEASV is encoded by the coding sequence ATGAACAAGAAAGTCTTTCTGGAGGATTTAGGACTTAAGGATTACAAGGAAACTTGGGATTACCAAGAAAAACTGTTTCAGAAAATCGTTGATCTTAAAATCAAAAACAGGAGATCAGGCACTAAAGATAAAACGCCAAATCACTTTATTTTTGTAGAGCACCCGCACGTTTATACACTTGGTAAAAGTGGGGATATGTCAAATTTACTGGTAGATGAAAAGGTGCTTGAGAAAAAAGGCGCCAAATTTTACAAAATTAATAGAGGCGGGGATATTACATACCACGGCCCAGGACAGATTGTAGGCTACCCTATTTTGGACCTTGATAATTTCTTTACAGATATCCACAAATATCTACGGCTACTGGAAGAGATGGTTATTTTGACTCTGGCCGAATATGGATTGGAGGCAGAACGCTCCGAAGGTGAAACAGGGGTTTGGCTGGATGTTGGAACACCATTTGCACGAAAGATATGTGCTATGGGCGTAAGAGCGAGCAGGTGGGTTACCATGCACGGTTTTGCCTTAAACATAAATTCAGATTTAGGATATTTTGATATGATGATTCCTTGCGGAATAAAGGATAAGGCGGTAACTTCTTTAAATGTAGAGCTGGGCAAGCAAAAGATTGATATGGATGAAATAAAAGTGAAACTCCACAAGTATTTTGAAAAGCTTTTCAAAGCAGAGTTGATAAAAGAGGAAGCCTCCGTCTAG
- a CDS encoding ribonuclease HII: MLKKRFKYDKEAGTDEAGRGCLAGPVTAGAIILPKKFANTILNDSKVLSELKRESLRSVLEKEAISFSVCHVFEDEIDKLNILNASILAMHRALDGLSRAPSFILVDGNRFKPYPSIPHECIIKGDGKFMSIAAASVLAKTYRDEYMCKIHEEFPIYNWKRNKGYPTKEHREAIREYGLTKYHRKSFRQLPKQLILDI; this comes from the coding sequence ATGTTAAAAAAAAGATTCAAATATGATAAAGAAGCAGGCACTGACGAAGCTGGGAGAGGTTGTTTAGCAGGACCTGTTACTGCCGGAGCAATTATTTTGCCAAAAAAATTTGCCAACACAATTTTAAACGACTCTAAGGTTTTATCGGAGTTAAAGAGAGAATCCTTAAGATCAGTACTGGAAAAAGAAGCAATATCCTTTTCCGTTTGTCATGTTTTTGAGGACGAAATTGACAAACTCAACATTTTAAATGCTTCCATACTTGCAATGCACAGAGCTTTGGATGGTCTTTCCCGGGCCCCAAGTTTTATTCTTGTTGACGGCAATCGTTTTAAACCCTACCCTTCCATTCCCCATGAATGTATCATTAAAGGCGATGGAAAATTCATGAGTATTGCCGCTGCATCCGTATTGGCCAAAACCTACAGGGATGAGTATATGTGTAAAATACACGAAGAGTTTCCAATTTATAATTGGAAAAGAAATAAAGGATACCCAACCAAAGAACATCGAGAGGCAATAAGAGAATATGGACTAACCAAATACCATAGAAAAAGTTTTAGGCAACTTCCCAAACAATTGATACTGGATATTTAA
- a CDS encoding OmpA family protein: MKTSFMGKILMVFALSFCFNANAQFFKKLAKKAERAAERTVERRVERESEKKTDQALDSVLGDGSGSKKAPRTPQENQGNLPSSTSGNQSSTGTSTEPSKGGPKTIEVYSKFDFVPGDRQLFFDNFQNDFVGDFPSKWNTDGSGEVVEISSESEKWFEIKPNSFYIPDVPSLPTDYTIEFDILANGLDNKTSSTAKLRFILDDSDKFGYGANAVYAYLPFCQYTPVGIGIWNNISGKNVIRNTVTADIRKDVLQKVHVSVAVNDKRFRLWVNENKYIDVPRLVPSGKIVSLKFEPVGFKDGKERLFISNLKVAEGGVDLRRKLISEGKISTNGILFESGSANIQPQSMGIIRQISQVLQQEKGMKLKIVGHTDSDGSDENNLNLSEKRAEAVKNVLATVYGISSNRLMSEGKGESEPVEDNATIEGKAQNRRVEFIKQ, from the coding sequence ATGAAAACCTCTTTTATGGGCAAAATCCTTATGGTTTTTGCTTTATCATTCTGTTTTAATGCCAATGCGCAATTTTTCAAAAAATTAGCAAAAAAAGCCGAAAGAGCTGCCGAGAGAACCGTTGAGAGACGTGTAGAACGAGAAAGCGAGAAGAAAACCGACCAAGCACTGGATAGTGTTTTGGGCGATGGCTCCGGAAGTAAAAAAGCTCCCAGAACACCTCAAGAAAACCAAGGAAATTTACCTTCAAGCACCAGTGGAAATCAAAGCTCAACCGGTACATCCACGGAACCGTCAAAAGGAGGGCCAAAAACGATAGAGGTATACAGCAAGTTCGATTTTGTTCCCGGTGACAGACAATTATTTTTTGATAATTTCCAAAACGACTTTGTAGGCGATTTTCCTTCCAAATGGAATACCGATGGTAGCGGAGAAGTAGTGGAGATAAGTAGCGAGAGCGAAAAATGGTTTGAAATAAAACCTAATTCCTTTTATATACCAGATGTACCATCACTGCCTACTGATTACACTATAGAATTTGATATCTTGGCCAATGGACTCGATAATAAGACTTCATCTACGGCAAAGCTGCGCTTTATTTTGGATGATAGTGACAAATTTGGGTATGGTGCAAATGCCGTTTATGCCTATCTTCCTTTTTGTCAATATACCCCTGTTGGTATTGGAATTTGGAATAATATCAGTGGTAAGAATGTTATCCGAAATACTGTTACAGCAGACATAAGAAAGGACGTTCTACAAAAAGTTCACGTATCCGTTGCGGTAAACGATAAGCGTTTCAGGCTTTGGGTCAATGAAAATAAATATATCGATGTGCCCAGACTGGTTCCTTCTGGGAAAATTGTCTCTTTAAAATTTGAGCCTGTCGGATTTAAGGATGGTAAAGAGCGCTTATTTATTTCAAATTTGAAAGTTGCCGAGGGTGGCGTCGATTTAAGGAGAAAACTAATTTCCGAAGGGAAAATATCAACAAATGGAATTTTATTTGAATCCGGTTCAGCAAATATCCAACCGCAATCCATGGGCATAATCAGGCAGATTTCCCAAGTTCTGCAACAAGAAAAAGGGATGAAACTAAAAATTGTTGGCCATACAGATTCTGACGGGTCTGATGAAAACAATCTTAATTTATCCGAAAAGCGGGCCGAGGCAGTAAAAAACGTATTGGCTACTGTTTACGGAATTTCTTCCAATAGATTAATGTCCGAAGGCAAGGGAGAATCCGAACCCGTGGAGGATAATGCCACTATTGAAGGCAAAGCACAGAACAGGAGAGTCGAATTTATTAAGCAATAA
- a CDS encoding SusC/RagA family TonB-linked outer membrane protein, which translates to MKSKLTLMLTPLLVLCMSFSFGQEKTISGNVTDQNGLPLPGVSVVVVGTTSGTQTDFDGNYTISANEGQVLRFSYLGQRTVNRTVGSSDTISIQMEEDAQALDEVVVVGYGTTTKEAFVGTAAVVEAENLDAKSNPNIAQALTGEVAGLTVVNTSGQPGNASTIRIRGYGSVNGNRNPLYVVDGVPFTVPRVPNSDVGDDDDEQTFANTISPLNSINPQDIASVTVLKDATATAIYGSRGANGVIVITTKKGRSGDATIEVDFKTGFNSQLIPRYDVLQSPEEYIGYTWEGKFNRGVATGEADPVAFANATLFDANAGIDPGYNLWNVNSTSELIDPETRTVRPGVTRKYTPEKYADLSFQAAIRTEGNVRMSGGNEKTSYYVSAGFLDDNGYALNTGFERYNTRLNLTSQIKDWLKVGSNITYSYSESQNNGQTVGSENLFEFADKNPPIYPVFLRDNDGNLVPDPIFGGFQYDFGSPSGFRDRNSANLLNPVASAVYDFLGSRRHDMIGNFSAEINLAEGLVFETRYGVQFANDIQKSYGNPFYGTAVQQGGTLFQREQQDVTTNFLQLLRYNKNFGNHGFDALIAHESNDYTRNFSSGNKRDVAVPGLLELDNFAVTQGQPVGFSEGATLESYFSQVNYNYNSTYFLSGSVRTDGSSRFINDKWGVFWSIGGSWIASNESFLENSKLFSYLKLKASYGVIGDQEGIDFYQSDDTFNVTNLNDGLSISERRNGNPDLTWEESKMFQTGVELSLGRFLDVNVDYYRKNTENLFFDRRVGSSQGISTVTVNDGELRNTGLEFSLTAHLIQTENAKLDLTINGEHIDNEIVTMPLWVDPQTQELVPRPIDASPPLFAYSRGSSIFDFYLREYAGVDPETGVMLWNEYFNDANGNGTLDDGEESIADLFPYTLNNPDATIASQTTTRYADATLKYVDKSAIPTLRGAFRLAGSYKNFSLAAQFTYQFGGWAHDTQYSELMNDRFGAGSNNFHTDISRRWQQPGDITDVPRISDGFDQNIGSSSTRWLIKSDFIALNNVRLGYQVPTRLLSNTGLQNINVWVSGDNLYIGSKRDGFNPTTSETGNTGRRLYAPLSTVTMGVSVKF; encoded by the coding sequence ATGAAATCAAAGTTAACTTTGATGCTTACGCCTTTGTTGGTGTTATGCATGAGTTTCTCTTTCGGACAAGAGAAAACAATTTCCGGTAATGTAACTGACCAAAATGGCTTGCCCCTTCCAGGGGTATCGGTCGTTGTGGTAGGAACAACTTCCGGCACACAGACCGATTTTGACGGTAACTACACAATCTCCGCCAATGAAGGTCAAGTTCTACGTTTTAGCTACTTGGGGCAGAGAACCGTAAATAGGACGGTTGGTTCTTCGGATACAATAAGTATACAGATGGAGGAAGACGCACAGGCATTGGACGAGGTAGTTGTTGTGGGTTATGGGACTACCACGAAAGAGGCCTTTGTTGGTACCGCCGCAGTTGTTGAGGCCGAAAATCTAGATGCGAAATCCAACCCTAATATAGCCCAGGCATTGACAGGTGAGGTTGCAGGTTTAACGGTGGTAAATACTTCAGGTCAGCCTGGTAATGCATCTACCATACGTATTCGTGGTTATGGATCCGTAAATGGTAACAGAAATCCACTTTATGTTGTGGATGGTGTTCCATTTACAGTACCACGTGTTCCTAATAGTGATGTAGGTGATGATGATGATGAGCAAACTTTTGCTAATACCATTAGTCCATTGAACTCGATTAATCCTCAAGATATAGCTAGTGTAACGGTTCTTAAAGATGCGACAGCAACCGCAATTTATGGTTCTAGAGGGGCAAATGGGGTTATCGTGATTACTACAAAAAAAGGTAGATCAGGGGATGCTACTATAGAGGTAGATTTTAAAACAGGTTTCAATTCACAATTAATTCCTCGCTACGACGTACTTCAGTCTCCAGAGGAGTATATCGGATATACTTGGGAGGGTAAATTCAATCGAGGTGTTGCTACTGGTGAGGCAGACCCTGTAGCTTTTGCGAATGCTACCTTATTTGACGCGAATGCAGGTATTGATCCAGGTTATAATCTATGGAATGTGAACTCAACATCTGAATTAATAGATCCAGAAACTAGAACAGTTCGTCCAGGAGTGACTAGAAAATATACCCCAGAAAAGTATGCAGATTTAAGTTTTCAGGCTGCTATTAGAACGGAAGGTAACGTTCGTATGAGCGGCGGAAATGAGAAGACTAGCTACTACGTATCAGCTGGATTTTTGGATGATAACGGATACGCGCTAAACACAGGTTTTGAACGCTATAATACGCGTTTGAACTTAACTTCTCAGATTAAGGATTGGTTGAAAGTAGGGTCGAATATTACGTATTCATATTCAGAGAGCCAAAACAACGGTCAAACGGTTGGTTCAGAAAACCTTTTCGAATTTGCGGATAAAAATCCACCAATATATCCTGTGTTTTTGAGGGATAATGATGGTAATTTGGTTCCCGATCCGATATTTGGAGGATTCCAATATGATTTTGGTTCACCATCTGGTTTTAGAGATAGAAATAGTGCAAATCTATTAAATCCAGTGGCCTCGGCAGTATATGATTTTTTGGGAAGTAGGAGGCATGATATGATTGGTAATTTTTCTGCAGAAATCAATTTGGCTGAAGGTTTGGTTTTTGAAACAAGGTACGGTGTTCAGTTTGCCAACGATATCCAAAAGAGTTACGGTAATCCATTTTATGGAACTGCAGTTCAACAAGGTGGAACATTGTTTCAACGTGAACAACAGGATGTGACTACTAACTTTTTACAATTGTTGCGTTACAATAAAAACTTTGGAAACCATGGCTTTGATGCTTTGATAGCTCATGAAAGCAATGATTATACACGTAATTTCAGTAGTGGTAATAAAAGAGATGTTGCAGTTCCGGGTCTTTTGGAGTTGGACAACTTTGCAGTAACGCAAGGTCAGCCAGTCGGATTTAGTGAGGGTGCCACGTTGGAATCGTATTTTTCACAGGTCAACTATAATTACAATAGTACTTATTTTCTTTCGGGTTCAGTAAGGACCGATGGCTCTTCGCGATTTATTAATGATAAGTGGGGTGTTTTCTGGTCCATTGGGGGTTCTTGGATAGCTAGTAATGAAAGTTTCTTGGAAAATAGCAAACTGTTTTCATATTTGAAGTTAAAGGCTTCTTACGGTGTTATAGGTGATCAAGAAGGTATTGACTTCTATCAATCTGATGATACTTTTAATGTAACCAATTTGAATGACGGATTATCCATTTCAGAGAGACGGAATGGAAATCCTGATTTGACGTGGGAAGAATCAAAAATGTTTCAAACTGGGGTAGAACTTTCCTTGGGAAGATTTTTGGATGTAAATGTGGATTATTACCGTAAAAATACGGAGAATCTTTTCTTCGATAGGCGTGTTGGATCTTCGCAAGGTATTTCAACAGTAACGGTTAATGATGGAGAGCTTAGAAACACTGGATTGGAATTTAGTCTGACCGCTCATCTAATTCAAACGGAAAATGCTAAATTAGATCTTACCATTAATGGAGAGCATATAGACAATGAGATTGTTACAATGCCTTTGTGGGTAGATCCGCAAACACAGGAATTAGTACCAAGACCTATTGATGCATCTCCTCCATTGTTTGCTTACTCTAGAGGAAGCTCTATTTTTGATTTTTATTTAAGAGAGTATGCGGGTGTTGATCCAGAAACTGGTGTCATGCTTTGGAACGAGTACTTTAATGATGCTAATGGCAATGGTACATTAGATGATGGAGAGGAGAGTATTGCCGATTTATTTCCTTATACACTCAATAACCCAGATGCGACCATAGCAAGCCAAACTACGACAAGATATGCTGATGCAACCTTAAAATATGTCGACAAATCTGCAATTCCAACGCTTCGAGGGGCCTTCAGGTTGGCAGGTAGTTACAAGAATTTTAGCCTTGCTGCACAATTTACTTATCAGTTTGGTGGATGGGCTCATGATACACAATACTCTGAATTGATGAACGACCGTTTTGGTGCTGGTTCAAACAATTTCCATACAGATATTAGCAGAAGATGGCAGCAACCTGGAGATATAACGGATGTACCCCGTATTTCAGATGGTTTTGATCAAAATATAGGTTCTTCATCCACAAGATGGTTGATTAAATCAGATTTTATCGCCTTAAACAATGTTCGTTTAGGCTATCAAGTCCCGACAAGGTTGTTGAGTAATACAGGATTGCAAAATATTAATGTTTGGGTTTCTGGAGATAATCTTTACATAGGTTCTAAAAGAG
- a CDS encoding ribonuclease HII — MKPQIFVFLLISLLLSCKDEVTTTDSLLKYLPPNAALIIKINNLPNFKSELKNNSFLNKMDNLELHENISRKVSDLENINSDATCVLAFYEIGKKNYEIVLVSKNTVDFFNTKNVSNKTIETLNYQDRNIKKYSLDDSEIYSIIEDSTIILTSSMMLMENMVRAKVDYPIDSELKKLYETSEINKPATLFLNLREPSSMISSQLIEGRNKLGDFCDWISLDFSANSDNLNFNGIAIASDSTKNFINLFKRTNPLTNKTPFIAPLNAQAIISYTFDDYLVFAKNQNNYLDRTRRIDSLFNTIEELGIIYSNSQKAIILNSFGTESLSEFLDVNRTSSSIYQGSEILSISAHDLLTKTFNPLVTDFESKYYTILENAFIFSEKKEILQTIINNYKTNSSFGKTDFYKSAMASLANESTILFISNASGIDFFTEKEFPSTFYNSIKEKDFSDHTFAAQVVAEENFAHINFLVSKIEKPVKTKTVTPLFTLELDTDLANKPQFVKNHRTNKQEIIVQDQNNFLYLISTEGKVLWKKQLEGRIQGKIHQVDIYKNGRLQIAFCTNNKFSILDRNGNEVSPFKKTFEGGNLNPLAVFDYEGKKDYRFIVTQGEKVFMYNNKAQIVDGFIYTKAESPIMQPPKHFRISNKDYLIFQLENQSLKILHRTGRERIKVDQKIDFSSNETYLYKNKFSITNNKGVLHQIDTKGKLTSTNFNLNKDHGMYATNNTLVFMDDNVLSIRGKKVELELGVYTKPKIFYIYDKIYVSVTDIQNQKIYLFDSQALPIANFPVFGNSIIDLADMDNDRKLELVAKDQENSIIVYKIN, encoded by the coding sequence ATGAAACCCCAGATATTTGTTTTTTTACTCATCTCCTTATTATTATCCTGTAAAGATGAAGTCACGACCACAGATTCTTTATTAAAGTATTTACCTCCAAATGCAGCATTGATAATAAAAATAAATAATCTTCCCAATTTTAAAAGTGAGCTAAAAAACAATTCATTTTTAAATAAGATGGATAATTTGGAATTACATGAAAATATATCCAGGAAAGTCAGCGATCTAGAAAATATAAATTCTGACGCAACCTGTGTTCTGGCATTTTATGAAATTGGAAAGAAAAATTATGAAATCGTTTTAGTATCAAAAAATACAGTTGATTTTTTCAATACAAAAAATGTAAGCAACAAAACAATTGAAACCCTAAATTATCAAGATAGGAACATTAAAAAATATAGTCTTGATGATTCTGAGATATATAGTATAATAGAAGACAGCACCATCATTCTAACTTCGTCCATGATGTTGATGGAAAATATGGTTCGCGCTAAAGTGGATTATCCAATAGATTCCGAATTAAAAAAATTATATGAAACTTCTGAAATTAATAAACCGGCAACCCTATTTTTAAATCTTAGAGAACCATCTTCAATGATATCTTCCCAATTAATTGAAGGACGAAACAAACTTGGGGACTTTTGCGATTGGATATCCCTTGATTTTTCTGCGAATTCAGATAATTTAAATTTTAACGGAATCGCGATAGCTTCAGATTCTACGAAAAATTTTATCAATCTTTTTAAGAGAACAAATCCATTAACCAATAAAACGCCATTTATAGCCCCCCTGAACGCACAGGCAATAATCTCCTATACTTTTGATGATTATCTGGTCTTTGCAAAAAATCAAAACAATTATTTGGATAGAACCAGGCGTATTGATTCTCTTTTCAACACGATTGAAGAATTGGGGATAATTTATTCAAATTCACAAAAGGCGATTATCCTAAATTCATTTGGAACAGAGAGCTTATCCGAGTTTTTGGATGTTAACAGAACCTCCTCTTCAATCTATCAAGGCAGTGAAATACTTTCAATATCAGCTCATGATTTGCTTACAAAAACTTTTAATCCGCTGGTAACAGATTTTGAATCCAAATATTATACGATTCTTGAAAATGCATTTATTTTTTCGGAAAAAAAAGAAATATTGCAAACCATTATAAACAATTATAAAACCAATTCCTCATTTGGTAAGACAGACTTCTACAAAAGTGCCATGGCATCTTTGGCAAATGAATCCACCATACTTTTTATCTCCAACGCTTCAGGAATTGATTTTTTTACGGAAAAAGAATTTCCCTCTACATTTTATAATTCAATAAAGGAAAAAGATTTCTCCGACCACACATTTGCAGCCCAAGTAGTAGCTGAAGAAAATTTTGCCCACATCAACTTTTTGGTCTCTAAAATAGAAAAGCCCGTAAAAACCAAAACAGTAACTCCCCTATTTACTTTAGAGTTGGATACAGATTTAGCGAACAAACCACAATTTGTCAAAAACCATAGAACAAATAAACAAGAGATTATAGTTCAAGATCAGAATAATTTTTTATACCTAATCTCCACGGAAGGCAAAGTACTTTGGAAAAAACAATTGGAAGGCAGAATACAGGGCAAAATACATCAAGTGGACATCTACAAAAATGGACGTCTGCAAATCGCATTCTGCACAAATAACAAATTTTCTATACTAGATAGAAATGGCAATGAAGTGTCTCCCTTTAAAAAGACCTTTGAGGGCGGTAATCTAAACCCATTGGCTGTTTTTGATTATGAGGGTAAAAAAGACTATCGTTTTATTGTCACTCAGGGCGAAAAAGTTTTTATGTACAACAACAAGGCACAAATAGTCGATGGATTTATATATACCAAAGCCGAAAGTCCTATCATGCAACCTCCAAAGCATTTTAGAATTTCCAATAAAGATTATTTAATATTTCAATTGGAAAACCAAAGCTTAAAGATTCTTCATAGAACAGGTAGGGAACGTATCAAAGTTGACCAAAAAATAGATTTTTCCAGCAATGAGACATATTTGTACAAGAACAAATTTTCCATAACCAATAATAAAGGAGTGCTTCATCAAATAGATACAAAGGGTAAACTCACCAGCACCAATTTTAACTTGAACAAAGACCACGGAATGTACGCCACGAACAATACTTTGGTTTTTATGGATGATAACGTCTTGAGCATAAGGGGTAAAAAAGTCGAGCTGGAACTGGGAGTTTATACCAAACCAAAAATTTTCTACATATACGATAAAATTTACGTGAGCGTTACGGACATCCAAAACCAAAAAATATACTTGTTCGATAGCCAAGCATTGCCAATTGCCAATTTCCCAGTTTTTGGCAATTCCATTATCGATTTAGCGGATATGGACAATGACAGAAAATTAGAGTTAGTAGCAAAAGATCAAGAAAATTCAATTATCGTATACAAAATAAATTAG
- a CDS encoding thioredoxin family protein: MKSKIIIVFCIWTTLTFSQEFNKEITLENASKFMVGKINRKGLQAEPYNSWFNQGYGNYEVDYALVKMFKKRLAKHHVKLFLGTWCGDSKREVPRIIKILDAAKFPMEQLEIIALDRRKEYYKKSATGEEEGLNIIKVPTMVFFKNRKEVNRIVESPIESLEEDMAQITNEKPYTPNYATLSKAN, encoded by the coding sequence ATGAAATCAAAAATTATCATCGTTTTTTGCATTTGGACAACACTTACGTTTTCGCAAGAATTCAATAAAGAAATCACTTTAGAAAACGCCAGCAAATTTATGGTAGGAAAAATTAATCGGAAGGGGTTGCAAGCTGAGCCCTACAATTCTTGGTTCAACCAAGGTTACGGGAATTATGAAGTGGATTACGCCTTAGTAAAAATGTTCAAAAAACGTCTCGCCAAACACCATGTGAAACTTTTTCTGGGCACTTGGTGCGGCGACAGTAAAAGAGAAGTCCCCAGAATCATAAAAATTTTAGATGCTGCAAAATTTCCAATGGAACAATTGGAAATCATTGCACTGGACAGGAGAAAAGAGTATTACAAAAAGAGCGCTACAGGAGAGGAAGAGGGTCTAAACATTATAAAAGTTCCAACAATGGTTTTTTTCAAAAATAGAAAAGAAGTGAACCGAATAGTAGAAAGTCCCATTGAATCTTTGGAAGAAGATATGGCGCAAATTACCAACGAAAAACCCTATACCCCCAATTATGCGACATTAAGTAAGGCCAACTAA
- a CDS encoding response regulator transcription factor gives MIRTFAFLVLALTIFPISAQYSFSGTVSEENGGKVIYLSLVEDYRKSSRIYLDQIVKKAAVDSTGFFQFKGNNLLNENRIYRIHLDDCLDNADSNHYLGQCSSSESVLFVANNNDVVQFPTSFENQALCTIQSTNPKSSFLLEVESLKEEMIFDFTNYISETNKKLNSRKWFHTLQKFGENTNEPLVELYLFDFLSDKKNETYSFYLNDILKNDYYSNLLERLKNSYPNAIFTQQYEAEIATDKQLATFKGQKSWSWKWTLLILFLISACLNAYLLITKRKNSKAKNKSLVEKLTPQEQKIVAQILQDKSNKEIALAMFVSHSTIKTHINNLYKKLGVSTRGEILKLFKK, from the coding sequence ATGATACGAACTTTCGCTTTTCTTGTTTTGGCACTGACCATATTCCCAATATCAGCTCAATACAGTTTCTCTGGAACCGTATCAGAAGAAAACGGCGGAAAGGTGATTTACTTATCCTTGGTGGAAGACTACAGAAAATCCTCTCGGATATATTTGGACCAGATTGTAAAAAAAGCTGCAGTTGATTCAACAGGATTTTTTCAGTTTAAAGGAAACAATTTGTTAAATGAAAATCGCATATATAGAATACATTTGGACGATTGTTTGGACAACGCAGATTCCAATCACTATTTGGGCCAATGCAGTAGTTCGGAAAGTGTTCTTTTTGTGGCCAACAACAATGACGTTGTGCAGTTTCCTACATCTTTTGAAAATCAGGCGTTGTGTACAATTCAATCAACCAATCCAAAATCATCTTTTCTTTTAGAAGTAGAAAGTCTTAAAGAGGAAATGATTTTTGATTTTACAAATTATATCAGCGAAACCAACAAGAAGCTCAATTCCAGGAAATGGTTCCATACACTGCAGAAATTTGGCGAGAATACCAACGAACCTTTGGTGGAACTCTATTTATTTGACTTTCTTTCGGATAAAAAGAACGAAACCTACTCTTTCTATTTAAATGATATTTTGAAAAACGATTACTATTCCAATTTACTGGAACGTTTGAAGAACAGCTATCCAAATGCAATATTTACGCAACAATACGAAGCAGAGATAGCTACGGATAAACAATTAGCGACCTTCAAGGGTCAAAAATCTTGGAGCTGGAAATGGACGCTATTGATTCTCTTCCTTATTTCGGCATGTTTGAATGCTTATCTCTTAATTACGAAAAGAAAGAACAGTAAGGCCAAGAATAAAAGCCTAGTTGAAAAACTGACACCGCAGGAGCAAAAAATTGTAGCGCAGATTTTGCAGGACAAAAGTAACAAGGAAATTGCTTTGGCCATGTTTGTAAGTCATAGCACGATTAAAACGCACATCAATAACCTTTATAAAAAATTGGGTGTTTCCACGCGTGGGGAAATTTTGAAACTTTTCAAAAAATAA
- a CDS encoding YqaE/Pmp3 family membrane protein: protein MSFWRVLLAIIFPPLSVIGKGCGSFVIVLLLTLCGWVPGIIGALVILNNTN, encoded by the coding sequence ATGAGTTTCTGGAGAGTATTATTGGCGATTATTTTTCCACCCTTGTCAGTTATCGGAAAAGGTTGTGGTTCTTTTGTTATTGTATTACTTTTAACCTTATGTGGTTGGGTGCCCGGTATTATTGGGGCTTTGGTCATACTAAATAACACGAACTAA